A stretch of Oncorhynchus gorbuscha isolate QuinsamMale2020 ecotype Even-year linkage group LG24, OgorEven_v1.0, whole genome shotgun sequence DNA encodes these proteins:
- the LOC124012781 gene encoding T-cell ecto-ADP-ribosyltransferase 2-like has product MQGQREKTFILILVAALSHRVTQANVMDMVPNAVDDQYTHCREQMLKKVVEGGLLEEELKGSLEYRDVWGAKQCTKLIPGGVKQHTDALMAYGHGGNVFRKMFNQAVETQGGNVTVYNGNFRFKSLHFLLMDAMRLLKTENCQTVFRGSSKEYEAQVGSEVRFGRFTTTKAKRSDAEESASDNGILFNIISCTVVNIDEYTCFSDSIDQLISPAEVFRVAEVKNVRNEDDQYREIVLTSSRTHSIDSIRDCYLFPRSPTSTSLPSITPKGSSTQWLGSSLSVLVVVSLSISLITRTDHL; this is encoded by the exons GTGACTCAGGCAAATGTAATGGACATGGTTCCTAATGCCGTGGATGACCAGTACACTCACTGTCGGGAGCAGATGTTGAAGAAGGTTGTGGAAGGGGGTCTGCTGGAAGAAGAACTGAAAGGCAGTTTAGAGTATAGGGATGTCTGGGGGGCAAAGCAGTGTACAAAGTTAATCCCGGGAGGCGTCAAGCAACACACGGATGCATTAATGGCTTATGGACATGGGGGAAATGTGTTCAGAAAGATGTTCAACCAAGCAGTGGAGACTCAGGGTGGGAATGTCACTGTCTATAATGGCAACTTCCGGTTCAAATCCCTCCACTTCCTTCTAATGGATGCCATGAGGCTTTTGAAGACAGAGAACTGCCAAACTGTGTTTCGTGGTTCAAGCAAAGAGTATGAGGCACAAGTAGGGTCAGAAGTGCGATTTGGGAGGTTTACCACAACCAAGGCTAAACGTTCCGACGCGGAGGAATCTGCTTCAGACAATGGGATCCTTTTCAACATTATTTCCTGCACTGTAGTCAACATTGATGAGTACACTTGCTTCTCAGACAGCATTGATCAGCTGATATCCCCAGCAGAGGTGTTTAGGGTGGCTGAGGTAAAGAATGTAAGAAATGAAGATGACCAGTACAGAGAGATCGTTTTGACAAGTTCAAGGACCCACAGCATTGACAGCATCCGCGACTGTTACCTCTTCCCCAG ATCTCCTACAAGTACGAGTCTTCCATCAATCACCCCCAAAGGCTCCTCTACTCAATGGCTTGGCAGTAGCCTGTCTGTTCTTGTGgttgtatctctctccatctccctgatcACCAGGACTGATCATCTCTGA
- the LOC124012791 gene encoding probable E3 ubiquitin-protein ligase HERC3 isoform X1, with protein MISWGEDCRKGFGLVKPNGLDTTKTDISCVNLIHLKSKIQGLSAGNSVVAFIRNNGRLVSVARIQEDQDGRRFTGKLKSVTCKERIRALSCGDSHAVLLSEEGRVLCLDKANILSPLGNLCNRQVTQVACGGQHSILLTQDGQVFTWGQNTSGQLGLGWGEPRDMSMSPKPLKSLSGIPLVQITAGGEHSFALSLSGAVFGWGKNTAGQLGLGDTTNRCAPAHVDCLNLKKTVLISCGGEHTAILTKGGVVFTFGSGCYGQLGHNSLRDELRPRVVGQLCGLKVTQIACGRHHTLAFVGPSNKIYSFGRGEQGQLGNGVKIDQSVPLPVQLPDQIDDQKIEHIFAGGNHSFALCTLGQESEEMPNNLRSSVGKVTQQAIDEEIIDKWNSECDSKSWKKGQKEITKMFSSASCLNGSFLDKSCDKHYQTSPKQSGLDFSLVQGAFRKLVKKDKVLTEVEAVVQHTLLPSLYEEPIGVEGLRVYLVLPELLRVLHKQHRRTDLTEAVAAAILRLHPEKLQVLGDCWSSLKPSVMTKHIGVWKKALSGILRSKHILRTRDTGIKHLLQVLGHLHRANQKSVETQTVPDSTFCMEEVHFNTIFLAEDVKLWRLWSKQDVDQTPAIFCCYPFLMNLQSKINVFNINAALTKNPPNNPQRTGMWPYDMFLVAAPAPVFELRLNRASLIEDTFHQLSVAYHSTFKRSLVVYFDEDAKLTDVYKRDFFLHLFDKLLVPESGMFMYNDTNTLAWFPAMPRVEKKRYFLFGVLCGMALYNNNMVHLPFPMAFFKKLVNIKPSLEDLREFSPIEAGSLQYILDYPDDDVENMDMTFSVMWGDVAVELDPKETGKLVTSANKKEFVDTYVNHIFNQSVEVVFEEFRKGFFKVCDKDVVEFFQPEELRGVMVGKENFDWETLKQNTVYLGEYHAGHPNIVTFWEVFEELTEDQKKAFLLFLTGCDRVPILGMNQIRMRVQTLPNSSQQHFPEALTCHSLLQLPIYPSKETLQSRLIEAVGHNRGFWNE; from the exons ATGATTTCATGGGGAGAGGATTGTCGTAAAGGCTTTGGTTTAGTGAAGCCGAATGGTTTAGATACGACCAAAACGGATATTAGTTGCGTTAATTTGATACACCTTAAATCTAAAATTCAGGGTCTGTCCGCAGGTAACAGTGTGGTCGCGTTTATCAGAAATAATGGGAGACTAGTGTCTGTCGCACGGATTCAAGAGGACCAAGATGGGAGAAGATTCACAGGGAAACTGA AGAGTGTGACATGTAAGGAGAGGATTCGGGCTCTGAGTTGTGGAGATTCTCATGCTGTTTTACTGTCTGAAGAGGGTCGGGTTCTCTGCTTGGACAAAGCCAACATTCTCAG CCCATTGGGTAACCTATGTAACCGACAGGTAACTCAGGTTGCATGTGGAGGCCAGCATTCAATTTTACTAACTCAGG ATGGTCAGGTTTTCACATGGGGTCAGAACACCAGCGGTCAGCTGGGTTTGGGGTGGGGCGAGCCACGCGACATGTCCATGTCCCCCAAGCCTCTGAAGTCTCTATCAGGGATACCCCTGGTTCAGATCACTGCAGGGGGAGAACACAGCTTCGCTCTGTCCCTTTCTGGAGCTGTGTTCGGCTGGGGCAAGAACACCGCCGGGCAACTGGGACTAGGGGACACAACAA ACAGATGTGCTCCAGCTCATGTTGATTGCCTGAATCTGAAGAAGACAGTTTTGATTTCATGTGGAGGAGAACATACTGCCATTCTGACAAAG GGTGGTGTGGTGTTCACATTTGGCTCAGGCTGCTATGGACAGCTTGGACACAACTCTCTCCGAGATGAACTACGACCTCGAGTGGTGGGGCAACTTTGTGGATTAAAGGTGACCCAGATAGCATGTGGAAG ACACCACACATTAGCATTTGTGGGGCCCTCCAATAAGATCTACTCATTTGGGCGCGGAGAGCAAGGGCAGCTGGGAAATGGAGTAAAGATTGATCAGTCTGTGCCCCTTCCAGTACAACTGCCAG ACCAGATTGATGACCAGAAAATTGAACACATTTTTGCTGGAGGAAACCATTCCTTTGCGTTGTGCACTCTTGGTCAG GAGTCTGAAGAAATGCCTAACAATCTCAGGTCAAGTGTGGGCAAAGTGACACAACAAGCTATAGACGAAGAAATCATTGACAAATGGAACTCGGAATGTGATTCAAAGTCTTGGAAAAAAGGACAGAA GGAAATCACAAAAATGTTTTCTTCTGCATCGTGTTTAAATGGGAGCTTTCTTGATAAAAG TTGTGACAAACATTACCAAACCTCACCAAAACAGTCTGGCCTGGATTTTTCACTCGTCCAAGGCGCATTCCGGAAGCTGGTGAAAAAGGACAAAGTTTTGACTGAG GTTGAAGCTGTTGTCCAGCACACACTACTTCCCTCCCTGTATGAGGAGCCCATTGGAGTGGAGGGCTTGAGGGTCTACCTGGTTCTCCCTGAGCTCCTGAGGGTCCTTCACAAACAGCACAGAAGGACAGATCTCACCGAAGCTGTTGCTGCTGCTATCCTCAGACTGCACCCTGAAAAGCTGCAGGTCCTCG GTGACTGCTGGTCCTCATTGAAGCCGTCTGTCATGACCAAGCACATTGGGGTGTGGAAGAAGGCCCTGTCGGGGATTCTGAGGAGTAAACATATTCTACGCACTCGTGATACTGGGATCAAGCACCTGCTCCAGGTCCTCGGCCATCTCCACAGA GCAAACCAGAAATCCGTAGAGACCCAGACTGTTCCAGACAGTACCTTTTGTATGGAGGAAGTTCACTTCAATACCATATTTCTAGCGGAGGATGTAAAGCTTTGGCGTTTATGGTCAAAGCAG GATGTGGATCAGACACCTGCCATCTTTTGTTGTTACCCATTCTTGATGAATCTGCAGAGCAAGATAAACGTTTTTAACATCAACGCCGCACTCACAAAG AATCCCCCTAACAATCCCCAAAGGACTGGCATGTGGCCTTATGACATGTTCCTCGTGGCGGCGCCTGCTCCGGTCTTTGAGCTGAGACTGAATAGAGCATCACTCATCGAAGACACTTTCCATCAACTGAGTGTAGCATATCACAGTACCTTCAAGAGGTCCCTTGTG GTGTATTTCGACGAGGACGCGAAGCTGACAGATGTCTACAAAAGGGACTTCTTCCTCCATTTGTTTGATAAGCTGTTGGTACCCGAGTCTGGGATGTTCATGTACAACGACACCAATACGCTGGCCTGGTTCCCTGCAATG CCTAGAGTGGAGAAGAAGCGTTATTTCCTGTTTGGGGTTCTGTGTGGGATGgccctgtacaacaacaacatggtgcACCTCCCCTTCCCCATGGCCTTCTTCAAGAAGCTGGTGAACATCAAGCCCTCTTTAGAGGACCTGAGAGAGTTTAGCCCCATTGAAGCAGG GAGTTTGCAGTACATCTTGGATTACCCTGATGATGATGTTGAAAACATGGACATGACTTTCTCA GTGATGTGGGGTGATGTAGCGGTGGAACTTGATCCCAAAGAAACTGGAAAACTCGTCACAAGTGCCAACAA GAAGGAGTTTGTTGACACCTATGTGAACCACATCTTCAACCAGTCAGTAGAGGTGGTGTTTGAAGAGTTCAGGAAAGGCTTCTTCAAGGTGTGTGACAAGGACGTGGTGGAGTTCTTCCAGCCAGAGGAACTGAGGGGAGTGATGGTGGGGAAGGAGAATTTCGACTGGGAAACGCTGAAACAG AACACTGTGTATTTAGGAGAGTACCATGCTGGGCATCCCAACATCGTCACATTCTGGGAGGTGTTTGAGGAACTGACAGAGGATCAAAAGAAAGCGTTCCTGT TGTTCCTGACTGGCTGTGATCGTGTGCCCATCCTGGGTATGAACCAGATCAGGATGAGGGTCCAAACCCTTCCCAACTCCTCCCAACAGCATTTCCCAGAGGCGCTGACCTGTCACTCTCTGTTGCAGCTGCCCATCTACCCCTCTAAAGAGACACTACAGAGCAGGCTTATAGAAGCTGTTGGCCACAACAGAGGCTTCTGGAATGAATAA
- the LOC124012791 gene encoding probable E3 ubiquitin-protein ligase HERC3 isoform X2: MHLGRYRLGGNSVVAFIRNNGRLVSVARIQEDQDGRRFTGKLKSVTCKERIRALSCGDSHAVLLSEEGRVLCLDKANILSPLGNLCNRQVTQVACGGQHSILLTQDGQVFTWGQNTSGQLGLGWGEPRDMSMSPKPLKSLSGIPLVQITAGGEHSFALSLSGAVFGWGKNTAGQLGLGDTTNRCAPAHVDCLNLKKTVLISCGGEHTAILTKGGVVFTFGSGCYGQLGHNSLRDELRPRVVGQLCGLKVTQIACGRHHTLAFVGPSNKIYSFGRGEQGQLGNGVKIDQSVPLPVQLPDQIDDQKIEHIFAGGNHSFALCTLGQESEEMPNNLRSSVGKVTQQAIDEEIIDKWNSECDSKSWKKGQKEITKMFSSASCLNGSFLDKSCDKHYQTSPKQSGLDFSLVQGAFRKLVKKDKVLTEVEAVVQHTLLPSLYEEPIGVEGLRVYLVLPELLRVLHKQHRRTDLTEAVAAAILRLHPEKLQVLGDCWSSLKPSVMTKHIGVWKKALSGILRSKHILRTRDTGIKHLLQVLGHLHRANQKSVETQTVPDSTFCMEEVHFNTIFLAEDVKLWRLWSKQDVDQTPAIFCCYPFLMNLQSKINVFNINAALTKNPPNNPQRTGMWPYDMFLVAAPAPVFELRLNRASLIEDTFHQLSVAYHSTFKRSLVVYFDEDAKLTDVYKRDFFLHLFDKLLVPESGMFMYNDTNTLAWFPAMPRVEKKRYFLFGVLCGMALYNNNMVHLPFPMAFFKKLVNIKPSLEDLREFSPIEAGSLQYILDYPDDDVENMDMTFSVMWGDVAVELDPKETGKLVTSANKKEFVDTYVNHIFNQSVEVVFEEFRKGFFKVCDKDVVEFFQPEELRGVMVGKENFDWETLKQNTVYLGEYHAGHPNIVTFWEVFEELTEDQKKAFLLFLTGCDRVPILGMNQIRMRVQTLPNSSQQHFPEALTCHSLLQLPIYPSKETLQSRLIEAVGHNRGFWNE; the protein is encoded by the exons GTAACAGTGTGGTCGCGTTTATCAGAAATAATGGGAGACTAGTGTCTGTCGCACGGATTCAAGAGGACCAAGATGGGAGAAGATTCACAGGGAAACTGA AGAGTGTGACATGTAAGGAGAGGATTCGGGCTCTGAGTTGTGGAGATTCTCATGCTGTTTTACTGTCTGAAGAGGGTCGGGTTCTCTGCTTGGACAAAGCCAACATTCTCAG CCCATTGGGTAACCTATGTAACCGACAGGTAACTCAGGTTGCATGTGGAGGCCAGCATTCAATTTTACTAACTCAGG ATGGTCAGGTTTTCACATGGGGTCAGAACACCAGCGGTCAGCTGGGTTTGGGGTGGGGCGAGCCACGCGACATGTCCATGTCCCCCAAGCCTCTGAAGTCTCTATCAGGGATACCCCTGGTTCAGATCACTGCAGGGGGAGAACACAGCTTCGCTCTGTCCCTTTCTGGAGCTGTGTTCGGCTGGGGCAAGAACACCGCCGGGCAACTGGGACTAGGGGACACAACAA ACAGATGTGCTCCAGCTCATGTTGATTGCCTGAATCTGAAGAAGACAGTTTTGATTTCATGTGGAGGAGAACATACTGCCATTCTGACAAAG GGTGGTGTGGTGTTCACATTTGGCTCAGGCTGCTATGGACAGCTTGGACACAACTCTCTCCGAGATGAACTACGACCTCGAGTGGTGGGGCAACTTTGTGGATTAAAGGTGACCCAGATAGCATGTGGAAG ACACCACACATTAGCATTTGTGGGGCCCTCCAATAAGATCTACTCATTTGGGCGCGGAGAGCAAGGGCAGCTGGGAAATGGAGTAAAGATTGATCAGTCTGTGCCCCTTCCAGTACAACTGCCAG ACCAGATTGATGACCAGAAAATTGAACACATTTTTGCTGGAGGAAACCATTCCTTTGCGTTGTGCACTCTTGGTCAG GAGTCTGAAGAAATGCCTAACAATCTCAGGTCAAGTGTGGGCAAAGTGACACAACAAGCTATAGACGAAGAAATCATTGACAAATGGAACTCGGAATGTGATTCAAAGTCTTGGAAAAAAGGACAGAA GGAAATCACAAAAATGTTTTCTTCTGCATCGTGTTTAAATGGGAGCTTTCTTGATAAAAG TTGTGACAAACATTACCAAACCTCACCAAAACAGTCTGGCCTGGATTTTTCACTCGTCCAAGGCGCATTCCGGAAGCTGGTGAAAAAGGACAAAGTTTTGACTGAG GTTGAAGCTGTTGTCCAGCACACACTACTTCCCTCCCTGTATGAGGAGCCCATTGGAGTGGAGGGCTTGAGGGTCTACCTGGTTCTCCCTGAGCTCCTGAGGGTCCTTCACAAACAGCACAGAAGGACAGATCTCACCGAAGCTGTTGCTGCTGCTATCCTCAGACTGCACCCTGAAAAGCTGCAGGTCCTCG GTGACTGCTGGTCCTCATTGAAGCCGTCTGTCATGACCAAGCACATTGGGGTGTGGAAGAAGGCCCTGTCGGGGATTCTGAGGAGTAAACATATTCTACGCACTCGTGATACTGGGATCAAGCACCTGCTCCAGGTCCTCGGCCATCTCCACAGA GCAAACCAGAAATCCGTAGAGACCCAGACTGTTCCAGACAGTACCTTTTGTATGGAGGAAGTTCACTTCAATACCATATTTCTAGCGGAGGATGTAAAGCTTTGGCGTTTATGGTCAAAGCAG GATGTGGATCAGACACCTGCCATCTTTTGTTGTTACCCATTCTTGATGAATCTGCAGAGCAAGATAAACGTTTTTAACATCAACGCCGCACTCACAAAG AATCCCCCTAACAATCCCCAAAGGACTGGCATGTGGCCTTATGACATGTTCCTCGTGGCGGCGCCTGCTCCGGTCTTTGAGCTGAGACTGAATAGAGCATCACTCATCGAAGACACTTTCCATCAACTGAGTGTAGCATATCACAGTACCTTCAAGAGGTCCCTTGTG GTGTATTTCGACGAGGACGCGAAGCTGACAGATGTCTACAAAAGGGACTTCTTCCTCCATTTGTTTGATAAGCTGTTGGTACCCGAGTCTGGGATGTTCATGTACAACGACACCAATACGCTGGCCTGGTTCCCTGCAATG CCTAGAGTGGAGAAGAAGCGTTATTTCCTGTTTGGGGTTCTGTGTGGGATGgccctgtacaacaacaacatggtgcACCTCCCCTTCCCCATGGCCTTCTTCAAGAAGCTGGTGAACATCAAGCCCTCTTTAGAGGACCTGAGAGAGTTTAGCCCCATTGAAGCAGG GAGTTTGCAGTACATCTTGGATTACCCTGATGATGATGTTGAAAACATGGACATGACTTTCTCA GTGATGTGGGGTGATGTAGCGGTGGAACTTGATCCCAAAGAAACTGGAAAACTCGTCACAAGTGCCAACAA GAAGGAGTTTGTTGACACCTATGTGAACCACATCTTCAACCAGTCAGTAGAGGTGGTGTTTGAAGAGTTCAGGAAAGGCTTCTTCAAGGTGTGTGACAAGGACGTGGTGGAGTTCTTCCAGCCAGAGGAACTGAGGGGAGTGATGGTGGGGAAGGAGAATTTCGACTGGGAAACGCTGAAACAG AACACTGTGTATTTAGGAGAGTACCATGCTGGGCATCCCAACATCGTCACATTCTGGGAGGTGTTTGAGGAACTGACAGAGGATCAAAAGAAAGCGTTCCTGT TGTTCCTGACTGGCTGTGATCGTGTGCCCATCCTGGGTATGAACCAGATCAGGATGAGGGTCCAAACCCTTCCCAACTCCTCCCAACAGCATTTCCCAGAGGCGCTGACCTGTCACTCTCTGTTGCAGCTGCCCATCTACCCCTCTAAAGAGACACTACAGAGCAGGCTTATAGAAGCTGTTGGCCACAACAGAGGCTTCTGGAATGAATAA